In Photobacterium sp. TLY01, the following proteins share a genomic window:
- a CDS encoding response regulator transcription factor — MMRVLIVEDDRLISESLEQRFKDLGHGVDTAYDGQVAYSLVAHTRYDLVILDLNLPNRSGEAITKKIRQHGNTPILILTARNEVFDRIELLDLGADDYLTKPFDLGELEARCRSIVRRSQGNDQNVIEIGDITFDSASARVQIQGQEIDLKNREYRLLEVFVSHPNRVLSKDEIIDHLYGYDNPPNQNAIETYVGRLRKSLSASRVEIKTLRGLGYVLSVKQP; from the coding sequence ATGATGAGAGTTTTGATTGTAGAAGATGACAGACTGATCAGTGAATCCCTCGAACAGCGTTTTAAAGACTTAGGCCATGGGGTGGACACCGCCTATGATGGGCAAGTTGCGTATTCGTTGGTAGCACACACACGGTATGATCTCGTGATTCTGGATCTCAATTTGCCGAACCGTTCGGGAGAGGCGATCACGAAAAAAATTCGTCAGCACGGTAATACGCCGATCCTCATATTGACCGCACGTAATGAAGTGTTTGATCGGATTGAATTGCTCGACTTAGGGGCCGATGACTACTTAACAAAGCCTTTTGATTTGGGGGAACTGGAAGCCCGCTGTCGTTCTATTGTGCGCCGTAGTCAAGGTAACGATCAAAACGTGATAGAGATTGGTGATATCACCTTTGATAGCGCGAGTGCCCGTGTGCAAATCCAAGGGCAGGAGATTGATTTAAAAAACCGAGAATATCGTCTACTCGAAGTGTTTGTGAGTCATCCTAATCGTGTTTTAAGTAAAGATGAAATCATCGATCACTTGTACGGCTATGATAATCCTCCCAATCAGAACGCCATTGAAACGTACGTTGGCCGGTTACGTAAGTCGCTCAGTGCAAGTCGTGTCGAAATAAAAACGCTGCGCGGCTTAGGGTATGTTCTCTCTGTGAAACAACCATGA